A section of the Styela clava chromosome 9, kaStyClav1.hap1.2, whole genome shotgun sequence genome encodes:
- the LOC144427423 gene encoding uncharacterized protein LOC144427423 gives MNSRSEYQSISEQKISLKTRRINLKTMPHIVYFGFLMTAVIVQSSPCTRIEEEEKCVIPVLDEIDWNRLPGTWYLTMNIMDVVEQSASCFELRDIRDTDNGVYIEFRDVHVFPNKSKTHGTLPFHWIHMHDSIVKFDENYEFFSIEEIKKYRGGQEAIADIKEVYKQPMSCMTDYKNQLICFECYEDGTRHVWAYTKKLRLNAEDVLNIRNELIELGGGWSGVKLYLSGCSKL, from the exons ATGAACAGTAGATCGGAATATCAATCAATCTCAGAACAGAAGATTTCGCTGAAG acAAGACGTATTAACCTGAAAACTATGCCTCACATCGTATATTTTGGTTTCTTGATGACGGCTGTAATAGTACAGAGTTCTCCGTGCACCCGGATTGAAGAGGAGGAGAAATGCGTTATACCTGTTCTTGATGAGATAGACTGGAACAGG CTGCCCGGAACTTGGTATCTCACCATGAATATAATGGATGTGGTTGAGCAATCTGCTTCATGTTTTGAACTTCGTGATATCAGAGATACTGACAATGGAGTTTATATTGAGTTCCGGGATGTTCACGTATTTCCCAA CAAATCGAAAACTCATGGTACCTTACCTTTTCATTGGATCCACATGCATGATTCAATCGTGAAGTTTGATGAAAATTACG AATTTTTTTCCATTGAGGAAATTAAAAAGTACCGTGGAGGCCAGGAAGCGATAGCTG ATATCAAAGAAGTGTATAAGCAACCTATGTCCTGCATGACAGATTACAAAAATCAACTAATTTGTTTTGAATGTTATGAAGACG GAACCAGACACGTGTGGGCATATACCAAAAAACTTCGACTGAATGCAGAAGACGTACTGAATATTCGTAACGAACTAATTGAACTTGGAGGTGGATGGAGCGGGGTCAAGCTATATCTCAGTGGTTGTAGCAAATTGTGA